acacactcctgcaggactgtgtggttccatacacacacaaaacacacactcacacacacatatgtgcttTTCCTGTACAGACAGGATTCAGTAACAGGCTGTGACATCAAGTGttagcaggtacacacacacctgcgggACTGTGTGGCTCCACGTTGCTGATGAAGATATTCAAACCATGTTCTACTCCTCCTCGAACACTGAAGCCCAAGCGGCCATCGTATGTCTGAGCTACTGTTACTGTtactctctccctatctccatcacctgcagtacacacacacacacaaacacacacaatcatcccTGATCTGCTGTTTCTATAACTCTTCTCATCAATATTACCTTCAACACGCCAACTCAGCCAATTACCCATAATAAAGATTTTAGAGTTGGCACAAGTATAAACTAAATGAAAATTAAGCCAACAGAATGGTCAGTTATTGGTATGGCCAATGCCACTACACTGTTACATTATTACGttgttaaattattacagtttCATTGTTACATTGTTTCAATGTTTACTGCTTATTACATTGTAAACTATTCCATCATCTTTACAGTGGGAATGATGTCTGTAAACTATTACTTCCATTACTCACATAATGGATTCTAAATGATcttctgcaacacacacactccctcaaacGTCCTGTCTGTCAACTTACATCGTGTGATCCTCTAGATTTCCTCATGGACCAAGTACTTTCTGTAAACTATTTCCCCTTATTTCAAACCTAACAACAACACCTTTAGTCTTCCTGGTGACCCCATGACTCACATTGTTGTGGGGCCtccatgaggtgtgtgtgtgtgtgtgtgtgtgtgtgtgtgtgtgtgtgtgtgtgtgtgtgtgtgtgtgtgtgtgtgtgtgtgtgtgtgtaagggtcacAGTAGTGTTCTGGAGGTTTCTGGAATGTTGCCTTCACATGTTCTTTAGGGTCTTCTGGGTCTGTTAGAGAGTCCGTGTGTCTTATACGCCGTTTACCTGGCCATCAAAATGATGCAGAACAACACAATGCATTCACCCAAGAAACacaagaaaaaaatacattataaatatATTCAGGTGTGTTTAGCCAAGTAACACCTCCAGGCAACTGAACCATAATTTACCCAATAAACACTAATGGTATTTAACTGATTCTCAATAACAACAACTGTACAACcgaataaatgtatttttatttatttattttctgcaGACATCTGTAACAGATTCCTACCCCAACAAAAATGTATGAATGTATCCATTCCGTGTTAGAACATTTAACCGTGTAagcatgtttgtaaggttataATTGATCTACAGATTCAACAGTAATTTAAATTAAACTGTGACCTTCCTTATTTTTTCTAAGAAACGTCTCTCGCGCGCGCATCACACCCGCGAGATGAATGTCTGACCGCGCTTGTGCAGGTGAGTAGGCAGATTACTGTAGTAAAAGATGTACAGTAAATATATTCAAAACTGTTGTAAGGTACACAAGATTTACAAAGAAACTTTGTGTTTCGGAAGAGGTACTAAATCTTCTAGATCTCTTAGATCTCTATAAAAATTTTTAGAGCTTGGATTATTACCGGATGCGCAACAAATGAAAACACGAGTACCTTGTACTTCGACGATAAGTCACTAAAATAGAATAAATACACAGACGAAGATGGACGTGATAACAGAAAGGGAAAGTGTTAGCGATGAAGAAAggtaatatatgtatataaataatttatatgattttatattttttacctGTCACGGTTAACTCATGCTGCTGAATGAGCGGACGCCGCGTTCCCTCTACGTCAGCCGCGTGATGGACTCTCGTGTTACACGGTTTCTTTGGATTTGGTCAGTCAGATGACATTACACTTATTTTTAAATTGCATGAAAGTAGCATCGAAGTGAACATAAAGAGCCTAAAAAGGCTCATCAAGGCGATAAATGTGCTTAATAATACTTTTATCGAAAGTACATATATTTTCTAAACAAAATCGTgtcattgtttaatgttttggaCAATCCTTGCTTTGGGACATGCTTATTGTAACCTGACGTAATGCGCCCAGacaggtttattacagcagagATAACATTCAGATGTGGTTAACAATGTTACTAAATCTGTTTATTACAGCAGAGATAACATTCAGATGTGGTTAACAGGGTTACTAAATCTGTTTATTACAGCAGAGGTAATATTCAGATGAGGTTAACAGGGTTACTAAATCTGTTTATTACAGCAGAGGTAATATTCAGATGTGGTTAACAGGCTTACTAAATCTGTTTATTACAGTAGAGATACCATTCATATGTGGTTAACAGGGTTACTAAACCTTTATAATCCATATATATTTCATAAtctgtatatatttttaaaacatgCATTTGGATGTAAAAGACCCTCTGGAATCAACTTTATTCCCTATTCCTGACGGTTGAGCAAGCAGTGGCATCAATTTTATCAGCGTTATCTTTGAGTCAGCCTGTGATGTGCTTGTGTATTGCTGCTTGGTAGGCTACAGTGTTATTTCGACAGAGTGAGTTATCGGGGCTGCCTGCTCTAACACAGAGTTTAAAGTCAGCCTGTCATTAACACTATGTCAAATCACAAAGCATCATTACAGGAAAGCATGTAAAGGAAGATGACAGCTGGAAATCAGACCATAACGACAGCTGAGATTTGTAAATACAAGCAAATAATGAAGGTGTACTTTTGGTATAAACCCAACATCCTGCATTCTAGGAACATAAGTTGGCCACGAGGAAGGACGGGTGGTGTGTATCCATGTTCTCTGGTGTCTGCTAGGCCTACATCTGAGATGACTGCAGAGTTCAAGTTAGCTTTGTATTTCATTCATGTCACTAAAATCTATAATAGGGGAGGGGAGATCAGCAGTCAGTGCTAACAGCTTTATTCAGCTCTCTGCACTCTTCTTACAGCCTCTAGAACTGATCTAAGATCTGCCTTATCCCCAAACTCTTTCTCCTGGTGTTCCATTAGAATACCCTACATAATACACAGAAATATACAATGATTAATGTATACATTAGCAAAGAGACAACACATCATATTAGCCATTATGAAGAACATTTAATTATTTCTGGAGgaatattttaattttataaTGGGCTTGATTTAGtatgaaaaaaatgtaaaatcttgTGGAACCCACCTGATTTCCTGATCCAATCACATAAAGGCCTCCAAGTATAAACCCCTCCCCTATGTTGTTGCCCAGGTAACCTTTCTTCCACACTCGTAGGATGTTCAGCCATACCCCTAATCGAGTGAAGCCCAaactcttcatcttcctctgctGGGCTCCATAGAAACATTGCTGCAACCAAATAGGATTAACATGCCTTGTTACAATACGAACACTTCATGCACACCTAAAGTACTCACCCCACTGGGGAGATGTACTGATTTAAGGGTGTGACTCACAAAGTGCCCACCCCCTTGAGGAGAAGTACTGATTTAATTAAGGGTGTGACTCACAAAGTACCCACCCCCTTGAGGAGAGGTACTGAGTTAAGGGTGTGACTCTACACATTATCATGCTGATCTTTCCTTTTTTCTAAGGGGAGAACTTAGAAAGAAACTTTAGTAAAAGATATTTGCATTTATGCAAATGTTGTAATTTTATATTATGTGTATGCTTTGTCCAGTATGAAGACAGATCTGTTGTACACTGTGTGTATAAAAAACGCTATATTGCTCATTCACTGGGCTGCTGGTATGATCTGTTCACTGATGACTGCTTGGTAGCATGGTATTGCTCCTATAGCAACCaaaataattatttattcaaGGATCACACAACAATCTCTATTGAActtcattaaaaacaaaaattataagtaaataATATTACAATGAAGTAATTAGAAAATTCTATAACAGCTTAAATGTAATCTTCAATATAATTAGCTTTGTACAGAACAGCAAAACATCATGAATGTCATATCTGGAACAAAACATCATGAATATCATATCTGGAACAAAAGATCATGAATATCACACTTCAGCGGCTGCAGCACCTCCAGATATGCAACCAGCACCCCTAGAGGACATCTACCCCACCTGGTCCAGATGTTCCAGCCTGCTCTACCTGAGGCCTACTCCTGTTCCTGAGGGCCTGTTCCTGAGACCCACCTGAAGCCTGTTCCTGAGGACATCACAAGGACCCTTCCTAGTGTTCTTGAGGCCATTTCACCAGCCATGATGAGTGTTTTTAGTGTTCCAGAGGTCTACTCTTAAGCCCTGGTAGAGGGCTCCAAGGGCTGGAGGACTATTCCAGAAGCTGCCTGGCCCGTTCCAGAGGACAGCCAGAGACCTTCAGGGGCCACGCAGACTTGCACCATAGGTGGAAGTTCCAGCCTGCCCCCAAGGACATGGTGCAGCCCATCCGGTCTATTCCAGAAGACTTTCAGCAAGCTATCCGGTCTGCTCCTACGACGGCCCCCCACGGTGATATCCGTGCACTTTCACGGCCTACAAACTATCTTGGCTCTCTTAGAGATCTTGCCATGGTCCATTACTGTTCCGGTTCCCGTGTCAGGTGATGTCTCTCTATTCCACTTACTGATTTGGTTCCTCAGTATGTAACCCATTTTGTCTGTTGTTCTTCAGATTCTTACCTCGTTGTTGATTCCCATCATGCTCCTGGTCCAGATTCTTCTCCCGTGTCGGTTCTCATCCCTGGCTCTGTTTCTCTATCCAGGCCCGTGTGGCCTCTGTCCCTGTTCTTGCGTCTCCTGTCCCGTTACCTAGCGTGTCTCCTGTCCTATTGCATCTCCTCttgtgtggtcttctgctgtgcGTGGTGCTGCAGCCCTGGTTTCCTGTTTTGGTTCCAGTGCTCCAGTGTTTTTTCTGGCCCTCTTCCTGATTCTTCTGTGCTTGTGGGTCAAGTTCCTGTGTGCCTGTTCCTGCTTCTACATCTGCTTCTGTCCAGTCACTCCCTCTTTGTGTTTTTTGGGTTTAACGATATTGCGCTCTTAGTGAATGTTCCTGTTACGTGTATCCAGGTTaattttgtttgtatgtttattttGGTTATTTCTATCCATGCAGAGTCTCTGTTTTCTGTTTATtaagttatgtgtgtgtgagtgtgtgtgtgtgtgtgtgtgtgtgtgtgtgtgtgtgtgtgtgtgtgtgtgtgtgtgtgtgttatcatcTGTGAAGCTGTGCTTTTTATGTTTGAGTTCTTTACAGATTGAGTCAGTCTGATGTCCCGCTGGCCTTGTAAAAGCTGTAGAACACCCTGACTGTGTACTTCCTGAGAATAAACACAGCTCTCTATCGCAagtgtgtctgtctcctcctcatcctccattACAATGAATCTCTGTGTTCTGTTAACACAACTCACAATATTTTCTCAGAAGCATGATTCAAATTCAGCTTCGActtcatttatatagcactacaGAATGACCCAAAGTGCTGCACAGAGTAAATGCTAAATAAAAAACGCAAACAGTAGGAAACGTAAATAAGTGTGGAGAAATGCAGTGTTGTAACAAAACTATAGCATCATTACAATCAGTTACCTTTTCATCCAGGAAGATTTTGCCACTGAAGTAGGATCTGAAAGCATCTATCTCAATCGCGATGTTCTCCTTCACAACAGCATACAAAGGAACCCCAAGCTCATCCAGCTGGGGTTTTAGAGAGGACAGCTCAGATGCTTCCTGGTACATGCAcgcgcacatacatacacgcatgcacgcgcgcacacacacacacacacacacacacacacacacacacacacacacacacacacacacacacacacccccacacacacacacacacacacacacacacacacacacacacacacacacacacacacacacatgctttgcTGAAAGCAGAATTCAGTACCAGTACCAGAATCCTGCAAACAGGATTCAGTACTAGGCTGACACATCAACCAAATATTTCCTGAGACTTAGAACACACAGTTTTGCTATTACAGTATTTATTCTCACATAATTAGcagtacgcacacacacacacacacacacacacacacacacattaacacacctcTCTACACAAAGATCATCCTGGTCGTCTGACGGCCAGGATCACAGCTCCAGTCTTTTCCCACAGAGCTCGGCCTTTGAAACATCCGCCCTCTTCTCATTTAAGACACATACAGATCTCACATGAGCATTAACCATAGTAAGGGCTTATGTGTTGATGAAATGATGTGACAGACAGACATGATAAAATGCAGGTGTATTTATGCTGATGTAGGCAGTGTGTGAGTCCACTTCCCTCCACAACACTGGtactggttttgtgtgtgtttcagtctcACCCCCGCTGGTGGGTCGAAGATCAGCATTAGCCAGTGTATCCACAGATGCCTTCTGAGCTTTAGTCAGGAACAGATCAGTGTTGACCAGCAGGGCTCCGAcaatagtcacacacacagccagagaccacacactcaacccAAACATACCTCCTGCATCGAGGAACAACACTACCGAcgaagaaggagaaaaaaaaacatcaaaccaGCAACACTGTTTTTCTAAAACAAAAGAGAAACAAGGATTCTTTAGAAGGCACATTTTACTAGTCttgcacacaaaaaaaacacattaaaacacaaacagcagtAAAGAACAAGACCAAACATATATAAACATTAAAGGGACAAAGGGACGGGGCTAGAAGGATAGCACAGCCATTCTCTGATCACTGAACAGCATTAGcacatctgctgcagttcaagcCTGTGTAGGGTCAGTTCTTCACTTGTGtcattacagttttttacaACTGCTAACATCCTTTTGttcaatctgtagtcacattttcaaaactctaaacacagtaaacacaacatcagtcttcagtgggcTATACAATTAGTATATGTCATGTTGTTTTTCATGTTTCTATAATCCTTACATTTTCTATAGACACAaagttatccaataacaaaattctggatcatttttgtcttatttacaaatgcttgcacaaagcatgtcaaaaatgaaaacctaaggttcaaaaacttaaatattgtataaaatacaaagttctgcaaaaacaaaggcagctgtaaagctattactgtaatacacattttttgcacatatagatcaatgaaataaaattacAGTAAGATGTCACATTCATCAAAACCCTTTGTGTTTACAGTCCCTTCTATGACTGATCCATTGGtatcacccaccacacaccacagtttaatttgtacattttgtccaaagcatttaaatattttagtgAATTGATGTTTGAAGAGGAATGAACACTCACTCTTTGCTGAAGAACAGATGTTTCTTCTGTATTGTACTGTTGTGATATCACATCTCCCGCGGTTACACTAGTGAGCAGTTTCTCCACTGATCTTCCCTCTTctgtttttacataaaatgttgCCAGCACATTTGCAAGGCATTAACCAATCAGAAGTCACCTTATTTGACTGACGTTCTAACCATATTAAAACATGCAAAAAATGGATCAGATACATGAAAAGGTTTAACAATTGCATTGGTATTATTGGTAGGATATTTAAAAGATTCACACTTCATTTATTTTGTGTATAATATACATGTGTGCATGTAGAATGTACATGTATGCATCCCTGTGTGTACGtacagagaatgtgtgtgtgtgtgtgtgtgtgtgtgtgtgtgtgtgtgtgtgtgtgtgtgtgtgtgtgtgtgtgtgtgtgtgtgtgtgtgtgtgtgtgtgtatgtgtgtgtgtgtgtgtgtgtgtgtgtgtgtgtgtgtgtgtgtgtgtgtatgatcctTAGACTCTGATACATGTAAATTGCTCTTCCATCATGTGAGTTACCCTGACATAAATGCAATGTACAAcagacacagacccacacacacacacgcacatacacacacacacacacacacacacacacacacacacacacacacacacacacacacacaccttttagaAAACAGTAATATTTCTTAGTCTGAATTCCTCCTGTCAAGAGTACAACATGTGAGCTCTCTAGGTGAATTTAGCTAATTCACCTAATTCAGACAAGTAGATTTAACACACATAATTCAAACAAGTGAACTTTACATAGTCAAACAGGGCTAGTTCAAATATTCTATTTAAAATAAGCTGATGAATTAGGCCCATGGCCTCTACACTGGAGCACGCTGTTATCACTCAGTGGCAGCAGTAATAAATGTGAGCAGGTCTTCACGCCCTACTAGGTCAGAGTACTGGAATATATCAGTCTCATTTCTTCTTAATCTTTTACTTTCCCACAATGCTGTACCAATTACATTGGACCACATTATGGATCAAAGGGGTCCCCTAAGTGTCATGGACATATCTAAACCAATCACCAGTTAGTTCTTCAGTTTCCAAATATTCTCACCCTTATGATTAACATGTTCATTAAAATCATGCATGAAACTTGAAATAACAGGTTTGATACACAGTCATAGACTCTTACAGTAAAATAACAGGTTTAGTCTTTGAGCTATGCCATTTGCATTACCATTATTTGAATAATGTAACAGTTACATTAGTTGGGCATGTTCTTTGTGTTCCCATAACTCACTACACTTGACTGTGCTGTATATGTAGTATATCTGATGAATCTTTAGAAGTATAGTCATTTCTCTAACAGAATCCACCTGATATCTTTGATCACTGCCCCTGATCTCTTCCACAGACCCTAAACATATAGCCATGGGCCTTAAACACTAACTCACTGGTGCTAAACACTCACTCACCACCCCTAGCACTAACTCACTGGTACTAAACACTCGCTCACCA
The genomic region above belongs to Brachyhypopomus gauderio isolate BG-103 chromosome 3, BGAUD_0.2, whole genome shotgun sequence and contains:
- the selenou1b gene encoding selenoprotein U1b gives rise to the protein MLFLDAGGMFGLSVWSLAVCVTIVGALLVNTDLFLTKAQKASVDTLANADLRPTSGEGGCFKGRALWEKTGAVILAVRRPGUSLCREEASELSSLKPQLDELGVPLYAVVKENIAIEIDAFRSYFSGKIFLDEKQCFYGAQQRKMKSLGFTRLGVWLNILRVWKKGYLGNNIGEGFILGGLYVIGSGNQGILMEHQEKEFGDKADLRSVLEAVRRVQRAE